The genomic window TGACCCACAACTTACCCCACTGTGTTCAACCTCACCCTTACATGGCTGTCAAAGCAGGCTGTAGAAAGCACTCTTCCATTCTAATGAATGGGGACATGAGAAAGAATTGAATCCCAGTGTATCTGTGGCTACTGACATGAGAGAATCTTATTACCTGATGGTTTGTTACGCAGAACCGCCAGGGAAGTTGTCCTTGGAAACTGCCTGGAAAAGGACAGGCAGTGGATGAGACCTCTGTCTGTAACGAccttatttgaaaaaaatcatattgCCTGTCACTTTCCTCACCACAGACTGTCATCGTACTCGTAGCAGAGTAGTTGCACTGATTGGTCAATTTAGTTCGACCACAAACTCAAAATTTTAAGCCTGGCAAGATGGACTCTCACATGATTGTGTGATCTCATTATATAAAGAGAATCCAGGTACATCACGAGGTAAAATATCTCATAATTTAGGCCACTGAAAGATATATAGGTtatattgtatgtatatattatagatGGAGTGGGCGGTGCGcgtgaaaacaaacacatgataaGTTTGGCTCTGGAGTTAAGGAGCTTTCTCAAATACCCTGATCTGCTTCATCTCAAAGTGGTGCACATTTGTAACAGAAACCCTGCATGGAGTCTGAAGATGTGGACATTTGCCAGGCAGGAACAGTCTAATGACAAAATGCTAGAGGCTACAGGCATCAGGAACAAGCATAGGAAATGTAACATCCGGCACTATGCAAACAGTCAGCAGAATGGGTACGGACAGAAACCCAACATCCATTATTTTAACTTGGCAGCATTCTTACATCATCCTAAGAAGGGTCGCTCCACTTGTAAGTGTGCAGCTACTCCTGATAAACAGAGTGGCTTCTGTGGTTGTGTAGCTGTTCAATCCCAAGAGACACTAAATatgaagaaatgttttaatctcAATGAACTGTTGGACAAGTCGGCGGCTGACTATAAGACTTTTCCAGTAAATACAGGTTTTACGATATGACCACCTCATGTGATGTGACTTTAAAGGCACATTTCCTCTATATGTTTCATGCAACTCTCCTTACTTTATGGAAATATAACTTTAATTTTTATCTTTAACTATTTTTAGTGTAATTATCAATATCTTACTTACAAGCAAACAGTTTGACTTCAACTGGCAAAGAATCGAACATGCTGAGATATTATTGTCtgactttttgtgtttttaacaaaacacacacagatttaacagtttatttttctctgacaaAACGTATTGAACTTAAAAAAACGTTATGTCCATACTTAAAGTGAATACCACAGAAGATTCTTTCAGATTCCAATGCTTTAAGGGCCTTGACATGGTTTTATTAATGTTGGCATTAAATGGAACAGCTGAAATTATAAATTAAGCCTATCAAATCTGTCTCATTCATTGTCATCATCACGAATAATTAACCATtcattgtacaattacaattaaTAGTGAGTAATTATCAAATTATTGAATCCTGTGAAATTGTTGATGTTAGGATGTAGTTATAATTCCATTACAACCGCTGATTTACACCATCGATGAAATAACAATATAGCGACAGCGATGGGGTGTATCAGTGCATATAGAAGCGGAAACAGACAGGACAACTGTATGttccacagaaaacatttataaaaccgTTAACTGCAATATAATGAGCAGCCATCATTACTGAACAGCAGTGTGagaatgaagatgatgatgataatgatgtgaGGAAGTGAGGCTGTAGTATTCAGACAGAAAGCGAGAGGAGCGTATGCGAGGATGTGAAAGGTGCTTGAGTGCGTGCATGcactgaggagaggaaaaggagagaagcGTTTTACAACATGCTTTTATTGGTCTCTTTAACTTGTGATTATGGTTTTCCACATAACTTATTTGGCCTTGTAAAAGAAAGAATtacaatataaatgaaaatgagcaTCTGTATACGTGACACCACGGCGTCAATTGTCAGATGGCGAGAGTGGCTAAGTAGCAATGTTGCAAATGACGCCAATGCGAATATGATGAGCTTCTAATGGTGAGGTGAGTATAACGGCAGATTGAGGCACAGGTGTTTTCTTTGCGATTGCAATTCATTTGAACATAACAGCTTTTTGTCTCTATTCTAATTACACATGAAACTCCCCCAGTTCCTCAGTCATTATCCACGCGTGCCACCAGGGATAAAATAGCATGTGGTGAATAAGTTTGCAATGCTCAAAAGGGCATAGTTAACATTTAAATTACTTGATAGCATCtaattttgttcttttttctcctctttctccactGTCCCTCTCCCTATGCCTATTAAACTCCCTGCAGATGAGTTCAAAGCCTTCCTGAAGCGCCTGCCCACCGACCGGTTCATGAACGTGTCCATGATTGCCAAGCTCTGGTCGGCTGACTTGTCCCTGCAGAAGCGCTACGCCCAGCTGGAGTCCAGCACAGCCCTGGTCCTGGGAAAGGCTCAGAAGATCATCAGGAAACTGTTCACCCTGAGCAAACGCTGCCCCAAGCAACCTCGCATCAGCCTGCCCCGAGAGAGGTAGCCCACTGggacacactgacagaaaacaaaccaatgaaGGAGGCGTAATTAGTCATTACTGGAAGTTTAGCTGGCTGCTCTGTGTGGATTCTCCACAGCTGCAGGCTCTCTAACAGTTTGCCTTAAGTGGGGCACGCTAGGAAAAGCCCACAGCTACTGTCTGGAAAGAGCCCAGCTTCACATTTAACAAaagttatatatatactgtatatatacaagACGGTGGGAAACACAAGGCTCCACACTTGCACTGTGAATTCAGCTGTTTCAGCTTTAGCTTGTCTCTGCTGTCAACACACCAAACAATTATCTTGATGTGTAAAAAATGAGAAGACATCATGACAAAGCAATACGACGAGTTACCTCAGCTGTATCCTGCATGTACCATGCACACTTGTATCAATGACCCACAACTTACCCTGATGTATTGTCAGTGATGTGGCGTAACAACAACTGAGTTAAAgagaaatgatgatgaagatttttttttttttatgaaaaactgTTTGAACCACATTAGCTAAATTTCATCCTGATCACAGAATGACACGtgagggtgggggaggaggaagagtggagaGTGGCTCAGGACACCTTAAAAGACaacagttaaacacacacacactcacagggcAAAACACTATCATAAATAACGCCATGACACTTTAAGAGGAAGTccaaaaagaaatgagaaagtatataaagataaaatcacagataaaataataaaacacaaaagtctGATGATCTTTTGAAGTATAAATATAGCCAGAAATAAAAGTGGGAAATTAAATGAgatgcaataaaacatttttttattaaattacagCCAGACTAAAAAAGTAGGTCTTTGGTTTGCTTTTGAAAATATCCCCTGCCGCCCTCAGGTCGTCAGGGAGACTGTGTCAGAGTCGTGGACCATAGCAATAAAAAGATGCCTCTCTGCGGGTTTTTGTTCTGACTTTGGATGTAATTAAAAGGCCACTACCAGAagacctgaggcttctgggagGTTCACAGGGTAAAAGCATCTGATAAAAAGGAAGGACCCAGACCATTAAGAGCTTTATAAAGCAATAAaaggattttaaaatcaatcgTGAAGCAGACAGGCAGCCGAGCGCATAGACTTGAAACTCAGTGTAATGTGTGATCCATGTCTGGTCTCGGTCAACACGTGAGCAGCTGAGTTTCTACGTGAtatgcacagacatgttcaaaTCATGAAGGTGAGGGACCATCTGAAAAGGGCACGTTAATGGGCCAAGGAAGGTTTTCAGTCAGTTTCTCTCTACCTGTTATTAAAAACATCAGATCAACCAAAAGGAATTATGTATCAAGCctaaatgaaatacatttcagtTCAGCTTTATTTAGGTTTACTTTGTTTGATTCATTAGTTATCACATTGAAAGAAGATATTATTGTGTTTGCTCACTTAAATATGTGTATAAACAATGAGTATCGATTGTAAAACATTAATGCAGAAAATGGGCTTCTGCTATTACaactgtatttccttgaataaagTAGGTGTTGGTATacaactaaatgccaggactCTACAGGATGAAGCCATGCATCTTCCTGTCAATACAATACAAACCTTGTTATAACTAATGAATGGagtcagtcaacagaaacactagagtgattttatttagaaacaggtaaaggaagtgttgcaaatatttatgcacatcattttcactgtctatATTGTTGTAAACCGCATGTGGCTCACTGAGAATATAGAAGAGACCCTGACTCTAAAAGATAGCTGCACTGTTTGTGTGAGCTAAGGTTGCATCTCACATTAAAGCAGTGTTTCTGcggtaacactttatataagggaacacacaaagtgaacatatgcaagcacttgattgtaattcatgtacaacaacgtCCTTACCTACCATCAATAggcagtaattaggaggttattaagggaaaactgttaatcaagggagtagttgcagaataaggtcattaagaaaaaagcattaataagtgctttataatgactaataaagagccaatgtGCCTCTtatatccatgctaataagcaactagttaatggttagTGTTACTGTTTCTGCATTAAGTGGATAATATGGGCACTGATGTGAAAAGCGAGATGTTCCACCACTCACACATCCAAAGTGGGCCAGGCCACAGTTATGTTTCttttaacacaaacaaaaacatttatttagtcTCAAGAAACCGTAACGTGATCGTTCAGACAAACCCCCCAGGTTGACCAGACTTATTAAGAAGAGATAGAAAATGTTTCATCCGAGCTGTCCACTGCAAATATCAATCACAGCTTACAGACTGAGCTCTAAGTTCAGATTTTACCTTCACCAATGGGGAAGGAAATGCTCCAGAATGTGGTAAACAGATTAGAGATGGGATGACATGATGGTGATATAGAGAGAGAACAGGGAGATGAAGGCTCTTGTTACTGGTGGTGGAGGCCATTGTGGGGTGAGGGACGTGCTATTGTGGCACGCTGTAATCAAGTCCTTCCCTGGACTGACAGCTCGGCACTTGTTTACAGAGTACTTTAATTTCCCTGAcagtcctcttcctcttcccatCACTCCATCTTCCCCCTTCTTGCACTCTCCTGCGCTTTCGGTCTTTATTTCTCGCCCTCAGCTACCTCTGTGTcactttgctctctctctgtgtctcacccGTCAGTCAGAAGCTTAACCCCCTGCACACCAGCTACAGCGAGTTATCAGGGGCTGCTCAGCTATGAAAACTTTCTTCTGCACAAAccaatttgtttttatcagcatTCATTTTGGTCCATTTACACAGGCCTGGGGAGGTGAAGGGACTTGTTGGAGTATTTGGGTAATGTAGTGTGAGGATTCTTGAACGTAGCCCTGGGATAGAATCTCTGCAGAGCCAATTTTTAATCTGaacttgttgctgttgttgctgttgctgcacCAAAGTGGATGgtaatttatgtatttctgCAGTTTCATCTCTATTGCAGTCAAACCAAACAGCCACTCTATAAAATGGTGTCAAATTTCCATCGGTAAATAATCCCATTTATATTTGAAGCAGGCTGTAAATTTGATTTTCACCCATGAAAATAGGATGCATAAAAAAGAATGCAGCAGTTTTGGGCTGACTTTGTTTTCAAGTCCTTGAACACCCACCCTTAAATATAACCTTTTAACTATGAGAATATTTTAAAAGGAGAGATTTCCTCAGCTGTTcaagtgaaagagaaaatacttaTATACAACATTGTCACTTTAAGCTGCAAAAAATATTTGAGTTGGGAACAAATCTCAGTGTTTTGTGAGGCAAGGGTTagggagcaggtggacccaaaaggCAGAACAAAAGGTTTCCAACAACAAGTGTCCTTTAATGAATAATCAACAGTAAACTCAAAATGCTCTTAGGCAAAAACAGGGGAGACACAAGGAAACACTACAGACTTACTGGAAACAACGACAAGTGGTGAAACGACAcagggacatggacaaaacaacgaactgacaaagacagagggaagcacaaagacttaaatacacactgtactaatgagaaactagagacaggtgacacaggacagacaggtgaacctgatgacagggggaaaacacacaaggaagagagactacaaaataaaacaggaaacagatgaacactgaggaacactgagaggaacacagagagtgacagagtgggacacagaaaggaacagagtgggacacagggaGCAACACCTAAAACACAATTCCAAACATAAGAAAACTTAGTCCACAATAGAAATGAATACTCTCTTTTGTATAGGAGGACTAAAAACACAGGAGATGTGACACTCAGGcttatataaaatgcaaagataaaagcagataaaacacaagtgaaacatagtttcattcatttttatttgtatagcaacaaatcacaacatatatGATCTCATAGTTAGGTAAGATCTAACacaattatggagaaacccagaAGTTTCCAAAATGAGCAAACTCTTTGGACTTgaaaactggaagaaacctccagaagaagaagggaggcaACTGCCATATTTAAACTGTGTCAAActgatgttaaaatgaaaatacagagtTATACTTTAGATTAGATGATATAAGTAATGGTAGCAGCACcagtcaataataataatagttgagAAGTGTTATATCTGCTATATAGCTCTGAAGTCAGAGATTCCTACAGAACacatatatgttatatatgtctatcatgtgtatgtgttcacTTTGTCAAAATGTTAAGATGTGAATTTTACatgacattaaaatgaaatcacaCTACAGACACAAAATATGTAGAGGTGAATTGCCTTTCAGTGTTTTCCAGCTGTCAGCAGCACAGACATGCCAATACTGAAAGGCTAGATCAATGAAGAAACACAGGGaagcttattattattttacatggaGATGCATGGTTGCTgccaaaatggaaaaacaatcaACTCTTCATTTACAACGTGGAGGTAGAACATGCACTGTCAATAGCTAAAGAGAATTCAGCCAATTCAGAGGgtccctctgtttgtttgtggagcCTCCTGAGGCACCGTCCACCACTTAAAGCTGCAGCCAGTCCATTGTAGTTGAAACTAAATGTTTAACCCATGGCATCCGACCGGCTATCCAACAATAAACTGTGTAAGACGCTGTCTGGCATGGCTGCCATCAACTCGTGTCAGGCTGTGATAAGCTCCACCCGCAGCTCCAACCCTAGCTGACTGAACAGCTGGTTGTTCATTTTAGCAGGGATATCGTGTCTCCATCTAAATAATTGGAACCTCTTTGTCCATTTATAATtcactttatttctttgtttgatttgtttatcattttaaaagtcAGCATCCAAGATtgaagaaaattaaatcaataaattcTGATTAATTTCTCAACCTAAACTGTCTAACCTGATTTTCTCCAATGCCACAAAATAATAAGGTCTCATTAACTTTCCAATCACTGTAAATTGATGCATCGCACTTAGAAAtgactttcttttcttcctgatCTCCTGTACAGTGTTCCCTAAAGTCTTAAATCATAAGtagttttattataaaatatatacaatgtaTGTACTCCacaacaatatttgttattcatATACGCTTATACATGTTTGACCCACCTGAAGCTACATGCATAAGTCTGTGTCCACACTCAACTGCACACAGTGGTCTGGACTCTATCAGACTTTAAACACTGTGTTTCAGTGGTGTTACGTTACTTGTTACCTACATGTATTAGTATTTGACCTGATACATAGctgcattattgtttttttctgtctcctccacagGTCCACTGGGTATTGGCTGAACAGGGCCCAGTCTCTGCTGTACTGCAATGAGCATGGAGTGCTGGGCTCCTTCTCTGAGGAGTCGAAGAGCTGTAGCTGCCCTGTGGAGCAGCCCACCTGCCAGGAAGTCATTCCCTGCATCGTGGGCACCTCAcccacctcctgctcctcctgtgcCACTGATAATGCGACCCGCTGTGGAGcctgtcaccatggcaacttCCTCCATCTTGGCTCCTGCCACCCGAGTATTGCCGCATCCCTGGACCACTATCTGAACTTGGACCTGGACATGCCTGATGCTGAGGTTCCCAAAGTTTTTCATATCTGTATTCCATTGGTCCTCAAAGCTCTGTGGTCCACATGATGCATTACCTAATTACCCTAAAGATCATGGGAAAAAGTTTAATAACTGTTTGTACTCTAGTTGAACATGGATGCTAGAATACTGCAAAAGTTTCGCATTCTCTGACAAAGACCAACATGAAATATGGCTTTTTAAATTGAGCCTATAAATCAAAAGTATTTACAGTAGTTATCCCtttctattattatttcacaGCTCAGACTCATACTGAGCACAAGTTAATAATAAAAGCCAGATGCGTACAATGTACACAACAGAGCGAGTTCAGTGAGGCAAACACAGAATACattttactgtgtgtgcattgtgCGTGAAAGAAGCTTCTTCCAAAGCAAGGTTGAAGCAAACAAATATGgatttaatacatttcattacatttctcttttctgatTTTTATTAAGTCCTgaagaaaaatgtttattactTCCACACAGTTTATTCTCAGACATTAAAAAAGTCGTAAAATAATTTTTATAGCtttcattaaatatgaaaagcAATCTTAGCTTGACTccgaagacagaaaaaaaaaagtattatatCAAAATGTGCAGGACATGAGAAATACTGTATTGTAATCTTACCTGTGGGTCTGTATTTATCTCTCTTCAGGTGAAGTACCTGCTTCAGCGACTGGACAGCAGAATAGAGGTCCATGCCATCTACATCAGCAATGATGTCCGCCTGGGAAGCTGGTTCAATCCTgcctggaggaagaggatgttGTTGACACTCAAGAGCAACAAAAATAAGTCCAATCTCATTCACATGCTGATGGGCATTTCTTTCCAGATATGCTCGACTAAGAATTCTACGCTGGAGCCCGTGCCTGCGATTTACGTGAATCCTTTTGGTGGGAGTCACTCAGAGAGCTGGTTCATGCCCGTGAACCAGCCTGACTTCCCTGACTGGGAGAGAACTCGACTGGATGCCGTTGTCACGGCACAGTGTTACAACTGGACACTGTCTCTGGGCAGCACATGGAAGTCCTTCTTTGAAACGGTTCACATCTACCTGCGAAGCCGCATTGTCACAGATGATCCAACAGTGAATGAAACTCTCTTCTATGAACCGTTGGACTTGGATGACCAGACGTCCAACCTGGGGTACATGAAGATCAACACGCTGAAGGTGTTTGGATACAGCCTGCACTTTGACCCTGAGGGCATCAAGGATCTGATTCTCCAGCTGGACTACCCCTACACGCAGGGTACACAGGATGCTGCCTTCCTGATGTTGTTGGAGATGAGAGATCGGATTAACCGACTTTCTCCACCAGCACCGCAGCCACTAGACCTGTTTTCCTGCCTGTTGCGCCACCGGCTCAAGATGTCGGCCGGCGAGGTGGTTCGCATCAAGGACGCTCTGCAGATCTTCAACTCCAAGCTTCCCAATGCTTCTCCCGAACCTGAGCTGGTCCAGCTGTGCAGCTAGCTATCTCGCTTCTAAGAAAATTCAAGTTCAGGAGTGATACTACAAACTGAGTTGCTGCTTCAGGGGCGAACCCAAACTGAGCAGAGGAGGTCCCACCATGTTGGCTTTTTGGACCCACATCCTCTGGATTAACACCCGACTCTGAGGGCAGACTTGGCTTTTCCTGTGGTCACATTTTTATTAGTCATTTTTTGGGAGAACAGCTGATGCGTGGAGGTTTACGTTTTGCAGTGACTGCCCTGCTTTTGGTTACCTGAGCGACTGATTGAAGAGACTCTCAAACGTTGGCAGGCTATGTCGATTGGAACCTCTGAGAGCTGATGTCATTACATATACCTTAGACCTTTGCCTTTCAAAGATGAAGTTGATTTTCATATACAGAGAGGAACTCAAAAGGGGTCAATGGAAAAGGATTTCCCCTTTTCTACGCCTATTTTCTTTGGCTACTGAACAATCTTGGGGAAGGGAAAATGgaataatattatatatgtgtTGAATGAGTTATGTTATGCTTAAcagtttaaaatttgataattCTGAACCCTGTTACtgtctttgaatatttctttttaatcccTGCTTTCCATTTTATCTGGCATTTGAGAACTCATAATTGACTTGAGTGAGAAGCCAGTTAGTGATGTTCTGTCCTTGGTGGCGTATCTGTACCAAAAGAAGGTGAACACATCAGCAAACTGAATGGCAAAGTATCCTAAATGAtggggtcttttttttttttagctaaaAATCTTCTCAAAATCTTCTGATGTGATAAAAAGGTTGGCAGATACAACGCTGTAAATAACGCTCCATCTAACCCTGAGTGTGGACAAGTGCACATTGCTTTTTAGATAACTGAGTGCAAAGaccaaaaaaatgtttataacaAATTCATGCCTTATATGGAAATTCAATGTTACGATAAGAAGCACATCTGGGTTTTGTGTTTGGTTCTCTGCGGAGGCTGTATTGCTTTTTATATCTCAGTATTCCTACcaagacagagcagcagacacGTTCTCCAGGATATGTGGTAATGTAACTTTTCCATGTAAATTCTGCAGATACTTGTTATGATTTGGTGTTGTGAAACTTCTTGAGTCACTATCACACAGTGCACACCAGTACTTACAATAACTGTAATTGTTCTGCTAAATCCTTCTATCTCCAATTAGACAAAATTTCAGtgactgattttaaaaagtaaaattgtTTGGTTTAGTCTCAGGTCAATTATTTTCGGTTTTCTTTTCATGCGTTGGTCCGTTGTCAGCTGCCAGTTACCACAGCGACTGGACTTACTATGATTTCTGCAGGGCAGTGATTGTAGGCCTGTACCCTTGAGCTCAAGAACTTGATATGATTTTACATTAACTTCACTAATTTCTCACTGAGAGTCAGTAAACCTTGTCAATGTCATTTTCAGCTGTTCTTCTGTGCTCAGCTTGCTTAAGTAAATACACAGTGGTTTACCTAACTGGCATCCTTCTCCTTGTTTCAATGCTAGCTTTCAGTTCTCCTTGTAACATGTACATTGCAATAACATGTTGATAAATATATTACAGCACAGGTTGTCTTTGACGTGTTGATGTTCCACCCAGCCTAACATAAATGGCTTTCCTCTTTCCCCACTCTCAAGTGTAACCAGTGCCACGTAGATTTTTGCAGTCCAacgaattatttatttttacaaatccTTTGCAAACCAAAATGTCAGGAAGAGCACAGTCAAAatagcaaacaaaacaatctatGATAGCAAACTAACGTCCCTACTtcagaaagagatgaagagaaaatacAGGGATCTTACCTGCCCACCTAACCAACAACAGGAGGAAAGGctcgaaaaaacaaaaaggcttcTCTTCCCTACAACTAATCAGGACTAGGCCAAACATCAATCAAAGGGTagtaaacagaaaacactttaaaaatatatatcggACTGGATTTACAACAAAGCTACGGTCACATCGGGAGCCGGGAAGAAGAACAGAGGCTCCATCAGGCCATCCTCCAATCCCCTGCCGGAcctgaaacacaggaaacaacacCACCcccaggcagggagggagaacaacacata from Paralichthys olivaceus isolate ysfri-2021 chromosome 16, ASM2471397v2, whole genome shotgun sequence includes these protein-coding regions:
- the brinp2 gene encoding BMP/retinoic acid-inducible neural-specific protein 2, with the protein product MATPWPMRRERCSHGSACLARWSASSLMLLWLPWVLLWQPWPTRAEQVGGGGHSGKPIHSSLTSASSSSSSSSSSSSSSSPSSTSSWGFSTRQSGGQLDWLLSEKGPFHRCPEYTEFRERFQQGFSTRYKIYREFSHWKVNSLATEKRDFLKAPLPLAPEFLRNLRLLGRRPTLQQIHENLIKKYGTHFLVSATLGGEESLTIFLDKQKLNKKSEGNSNSSVVSLELLHQLAASYFTDRESTLRRLHHLQIATSAIKVTETRTGPLGCSNYDSLDSVSSVLVHSPENKIHLKGLQDVLPEFLRGRFVEAALSYVACNSEGELLCRNNDCWCRCSSRFPECNCPFADIKVMEENLEKSKEAWSGFNQEFMESDEFKAFLKRLPTDRFMNVSMIAKLWSADLSLQKRYAQLESSTALVLGKAQKIIRKLFTLSKRCPKQPRISLPRERSTGYWLNRAQSLLYCNEHGVLGSFSEESKSCSCPVEQPTCQEVIPCIVGTSPTSCSSCATDNATRCGACHHGNFLHLGSCHPSIAASLDHYLNLDLDMPDAEVKYLLQRLDSRIEVHAIYISNDVRLGSWFNPAWRKRMLLTLKSNKNKSNLIHMLMGISFQICSTKNSTLEPVPAIYVNPFGGSHSESWFMPVNQPDFPDWERTRLDAVVTAQCYNWTLSLGSTWKSFFETVHIYLRSRIVTDDPTVNETLFYEPLDLDDQTSNLGYMKINTLKVFGYSLHFDPEGIKDLILQLDYPYTQGTQDAAFLMLLEMRDRINRLSPPAPQPLDLFSCLLRHRLKMSAGEVVRIKDALQIFNSKLPNASPEPELVQLCS